In Thauera sp. JM12B12, one DNA window encodes the following:
- a CDS encoding TRAP transporter small permease subunit — protein MERGARYLLTGLIAVVAIAQFVQVVTRYILEIPVMGLEEATIFPSLWLYLMGAANASREDSQIRANVLEIFIETPVGHARLGVLTEAVSLVVCGWLTWWAWDFTRYSWRTWRESATLYWPTFYADVALIVGLALVMVFTFRTLLGHVRVLLRNNEVSHG, from the coding sequence ATGGAACGAGGAGCGAGGTACCTGCTGACGGGGCTGATTGCAGTCGTTGCAATCGCTCAGTTCGTGCAGGTCGTTACCCGCTACATCCTGGAGATACCGGTCATGGGGCTTGAGGAAGCGACGATCTTCCCCAGTCTATGGCTCTATCTGATGGGTGCAGCAAACGCGTCGCGGGAGGACTCCCAGATCCGAGCCAATGTGCTCGAGATCTTCATCGAGACGCCAGTGGGCCATGCGCGCCTGGGTGTTCTGACGGAGGCCGTGAGTCTCGTCGTCTGCGGCTGGCTGACGTGGTGGGCTTGGGATTTCACCCGCTACTCGTGGCGAACCTGGCGCGAAAGCGCAACCCTCTACTGGCCGACCTTCTACGCCGATGTGGCGCTCATCGTCGGGCTTGCGCTGGTGATGGTGTTCACGTTCCGTACGCTGCTCGGCC
- a CDS encoding LysR substrate-binding domain-containing protein, producing the protein MSLNLSLRQLMVFREVMRCGSVSGAAKSLHRSQPALSAMLANMEAELGFELFERRGNRLVAKPEAHFFVEEIDRLLNDFDRATHMMGEVARLQAGQLRVACMPAASHFLVPRLISEFVRDRPDVNVTLMSNSSTAVHEWVASQQFDVGIAEQPSDRSSLTVQKLQSACVCALRADDPLAKKGTITPEDLDGKPMAMLFADHFTAIKTRAAFAQCGAHFNQRFELRAFISGFDFVEQGLAYCICDPISAASYRLYREGAGMLVFRSFEPEVAFSFAILRPAHKPSSLLTDAFCDRLSDRIMEIIGRATS; encoded by the coding sequence ATGTCTCTCAATTTGTCTTTGCGTCAGTTGATGGTCTTCCGGGAGGTGATGCGCTGCGGCTCGGTGTCAGGCGCCGCAAAGTCGCTCCATCGGTCTCAGCCCGCACTGAGCGCGATGTTGGCCAACATGGAGGCCGAGCTCGGTTTCGAATTGTTCGAGCGTCGTGGTAACCGACTCGTCGCCAAGCCCGAAGCGCATTTTTTCGTTGAGGAGATCGACAGGCTCCTTAACGATTTCGATCGCGCCACCCACATGATGGGTGAGGTTGCCCGACTGCAAGCCGGACAGCTTCGAGTCGCATGCATGCCTGCGGCTTCGCACTTTCTGGTGCCGCGGCTGATCTCGGAGTTCGTGCGGGACCGCCCGGATGTGAACGTGACCCTCATGAGCAACAGTTCGACCGCAGTGCATGAATGGGTGGCATCACAGCAGTTCGATGTGGGAATTGCAGAGCAGCCCAGCGACCGTTCATCACTCACTGTTCAGAAACTTCAATCGGCCTGTGTCTGCGCATTGCGCGCCGACGACCCGCTCGCGAAAAAAGGGACGATCACGCCGGAAGATCTCGACGGAAAGCCAATGGCCATGCTCTTCGCCGATCATTTCACCGCAATCAAGACGCGTGCCGCATTCGCGCAGTGCGGTGCGCATTTCAATCAACGCTTCGAGCTTCGGGCCTTCATCTCGGGCTTCGATTTTGTCGAGCAGGGCCTGGCCTACTGCATATGTGACCCAATCAGTGCAGCCAGCTACAGGTTGTATCGAGAAGGTGCAGGGATGCTGGTGTTTCGGTCATTCGAGCCTGAAGTGGCGTTCTCATTCGCGATCCTGCGCCCCGCCCACAAGCCCTCCTCGTTGTTGACGGATGCGTTCTGCGATCGGCTCTCCGATCGAATCATGGAGATAATCGGTCGAGCCACATCCTGA
- a CDS encoding helix-turn-helix transcriptional regulator, whose translation MLESLPEELAGLAALPRPVFGHAESVTNRALGYRHAHPWVQFAHAVAGVLDVRTDTGRFIAPPQRAVWIPAGVAHQVRCSADTEIRSLYIEPSAVPDVRGGCRVLAVSPLLRELIRAFGDLPAAYDEHGPGGRLAAVLLDQVAAAPALGLVLPLPREPRLRRVCEALEAEPDTRDGLAAWSVRLGCSERTLARLFRAHTGLNFRLWRQRLRLISALPRLEAGERVTDVAIACGYDSVSAFIASFREHLGVTPGEFAGGRGSE comes from the coding sequence ATGCTGGAGTCGCTTCCCGAAGAACTTGCCGGGCTTGCCGCCCTGCCGCGCCCGGTTTTCGGGCACGCCGAGTCGGTGACCAATCGCGCACTCGGCTACCGTCATGCCCATCCATGGGTTCAGTTCGCTCATGCGGTGGCGGGCGTGCTCGACGTGCGCACCGACACCGGACGCTTCATCGCACCGCCGCAGCGCGCGGTATGGATCCCCGCCGGGGTCGCGCATCAGGTGCGCTGCTCGGCCGATACCGAGATCCGCAGCCTCTACATCGAGCCCTCGGCCGTGCCGGATGTGCGAGGCGGTTGCCGCGTGCTCGCCGTGAGTCCGTTGCTGCGTGAGCTGATCCGCGCCTTCGGCGACCTGCCGGCGGCGTATGACGAGCACGGCCCGGGCGGCCGGCTCGCCGCGGTGCTGCTTGACCAGGTCGCCGCCGCACCTGCGCTCGGTCTCGTGCTGCCGCTGCCGCGGGAGCCGCGTCTGCGTCGGGTGTGCGAGGCGCTCGAGGCCGAGCCCGACACGCGGGACGGGCTGGCGGCCTGGAGCGTCCGCCTGGGGTGTTCGGAGCGCACGCTGGCGCGGCTCTTCCGGGCACACACCGGCCTCAACTTCCGCCTCTGGCGCCAGCGCCTGCGCCTGATCAGCGCCTTGCCCCGGCTCGAGGCCGGCGAGCGCGTCACCGATGTCGCCATCGCCTGCGGCTACGACTCGGTGTCCGCCTTCATTGCCAGCTTTCGCGAGCATCTGGGGGTGACGCCCGGGGAGTTTGCGGGTGGCCGTGGGTCGGAGTGA
- a CDS encoding bile acid:sodium symporter family protein yields MNLLTLLFDRFTILLTAVVVLATVLPAQGAFAGLFDGLTHAGIALLFFLHGARLSRRAIIDGAMHWRLHLLIFGCTFTLFPLLGLALGPVLRPLLGEGLWLGMLYLCLLPGTVQSAIAFTSIARGNVPAAVCAASASSLVGIVLTPLLAGLILGSTGAGVPLGEAVVKIGVQLLLPFAAGHALRPWIGEWVARRQRWLRVVDQGSILLVVYTAFGAAVLDGLWHVVPASALAQLVLCCVVLLALVLVATTWLARAFGFDVEDEITIVFCGSKKSMATGLPMAQIIFSGGAAGLAILPLMVFHQIQLMVCAVLARRYAERERPALAGPSRG; encoded by the coding sequence ATGAACCTACTGACCCTCCTATTCGATCGCTTCACGATCTTGCTCACCGCCGTCGTGGTGCTCGCCACCGTCCTGCCCGCGCAGGGCGCGTTCGCCGGGCTCTTCGACGGACTCACCCACGCGGGCATCGCGCTGCTGTTCTTTCTGCACGGCGCCCGGCTGTCGCGCCGCGCGATCATCGACGGTGCGATGCACTGGCGTCTCCACCTGCTCATCTTCGGGTGCACCTTCACGCTGTTTCCGCTGCTCGGCCTGGCACTCGGGCCGGTGCTGCGCCCGCTGCTTGGCGAGGGGCTCTGGCTCGGCATGCTCTACCTGTGCCTGCTGCCGGGCACCGTGCAATCGGCCATCGCCTTCACCTCGATCGCGCGCGGCAACGTTCCGGCGGCGGTCTGTGCGGCATCGGCGTCGAGCCTGGTCGGCATCGTGCTCACGCCGCTGCTGGCTGGCCTGATTCTGGGCAGCACCGGCGCCGGCGTGCCGCTCGGGGAGGCCGTGGTGAAGATCGGGGTGCAGTTGCTGCTGCCCTTCGCCGCCGGCCATGCGCTGCGGCCGTGGATCGGCGAGTGGGTGGCGCGCCGGCAGCGCTGGCTGCGCGTGGTCGACCAGGGGTCGATCCTGCTCGTGGTCTACACGGCCTTCGGTGCGGCGGTGCTCGACGGACTCTGGCACGTCGTGCCCGCATCGGCGCTCGCTCAGCTGGTGCTGTGCTGCGTGGTGCTGCTTGCGCTGGTGCTGGTGGCCACCACCTGGCTGGCGCGCGCGTTCGGCTTCGATGTGGAGGACGAGATCACGATCGTGTTCTGCGGCTCGAAGAAGAGCATGGCGACCGGGCTGCCGATGGCGCAGATCATTTTCAGTGGCGGCGCGGCGGGCCTGGCCATCCTGCCGCTGATGGTGTTCCACCAGATCCAGTTGATGGTGTGTGCGGTGCTGGCGCGGCGATACGCGGAGCGCGAGCGGCCGGCCCTCGCCGGGCCGAGTCGCGGGTGA
- a CDS encoding MATE family efflux transporter has translation MSTPDRPPPTSLRADLRAALRGTDADYTRIPLKRAVFLLAVPMMLELVLESTFAVVDIFFVAKLGSSAVATVGLTETYLFLLYSIAMGLAMAVTAVVARRIGEHRGEEAALSAVQAIVVAVLVSLPFAVAGIVWAQELLRLMGADAWAIEHGYRYTQWMLGGNAVILLLFVINAIFRGAGDAAAAMRVLWAANALNIALDPILIFGLGPIPALGIEGAAIATNIGRGAGVLMQLWILIRGSEHLRIRRASLRWHGATLWQIVRTSLGGIGQMIVSMTAWIFLMRILASVSTEAVAGATITIRIMMFTLMPAWGMSNAAATLVGQNLGAGQPARAEAAVWRIGWMNMVFTLAVSVFFFFLHDGLVALFTDDAQVIAIGGEWLAILSYSYFVYGWWMVSVQAFNGAGDTMTPTWINLVFFWAIQIPLAWALALPMGWAHSGVFWGVFISETAVGLFTLWLFSRGRWKATRL, from the coding sequence ATGAGCACGCCCGATCGTCCTCCACCTACCTCGCTGCGCGCCGACCTGCGCGCAGCGCTCCGTGGCACCGACGCCGACTACACGCGCATTCCATTGAAGCGCGCGGTGTTCCTGCTTGCCGTGCCGATGATGCTGGAGTTGGTGCTCGAGTCCACCTTCGCGGTGGTCGACATCTTCTTCGTGGCCAAGCTCGGATCCTCCGCGGTGGCCACGGTCGGGCTGACCGAAACCTATCTCTTCCTGCTGTATTCGATCGCGATGGGCCTGGCGATGGCGGTCACCGCGGTCGTCGCCCGCCGCATCGGCGAGCATCGGGGCGAGGAGGCTGCGCTGTCGGCGGTGCAGGCCATCGTGGTGGCGGTGCTCGTCTCGCTGCCCTTCGCCGTGGCCGGCATCGTGTGGGCGCAGGAGCTGCTGCGCCTGATGGGCGCGGACGCCTGGGCCATCGAGCACGGCTACCGCTACACGCAGTGGATGCTCGGCGGCAACGCGGTGATCCTGCTCCTCTTCGTCATCAACGCCATCTTCCGCGGCGCGGGCGACGCAGCGGCGGCAATGCGCGTGCTGTGGGCCGCCAATGCGCTCAACATCGCGCTCGACCCGATCCTGATCTTCGGCCTCGGACCGATCCCGGCGCTCGGCATCGAGGGGGCGGCGATCGCGACCAACATCGGGCGCGGTGCCGGTGTGCTGATGCAGCTGTGGATCCTCATCCGCGGCAGCGAACACCTGCGCATCCGCCGCGCGAGCCTGCGCTGGCATGGCGCGACGCTGTGGCAGATCGTGCGCACCTCGCTCGGCGGCATCGGTCAGATGATCGTGTCGATGACCGCCTGGATCTTCCTGATGCGCATCCTCGCCAGCGTATCGACCGAGGCCGTTGCCGGGGCGACGATCACGATCCGCATCATGATGTTCACGCTGATGCCGGCCTGGGGCATGTCCAACGCCGCCGCCACGCTCGTCGGGCAGAACCTCGGCGCCGGCCAGCCCGCGCGCGCCGAGGCCGCAGTGTGGCGCATCGGCTGGATGAACATGGTCTTCACGCTCGCCGTGTCGGTGTTCTTCTTCTTCCTGCACGACGGGCTCGTCGCACTCTTCACCGACGACGCACAGGTCATCGCCATCGGCGGCGAATGGCTCGCCATCCTGTCGTATTCGTACTTCGTCTACGGCTGGTGGATGGTGTCGGTGCAGGCCTTCAACGGCGCTGGCGACACGATGACGCCGACCTGGATCAACCTGGTGTTCTTCTGGGCGATCCAGATCCCGCTCGCCTGGGCGCTCGCGTTGCCCATGGGCTGGGCGCACTCGGGGGTGTTCTGGGGCGTGTTCATCTCGGAGACTGCGGTGGGCCTGTTCACGCTGTGGCTGTTCAGCCGCGGGCGCTGGAAGGCGACGCGGCTTTGA
- a CDS encoding helix-turn-helix domain-containing protein — translation MKATEKLDVREIRRKLGLNQSQFWSKIGVTQSGGSRYESGRNIPRPVQALLRLVHVEQIDINKVKREDVDVAEYLKATNPELYKTLKKEARAKRKER, via the coding sequence ATGAAAGCAACCGAGAAACTTGATGTTCGTGAAATTCGCCGCAAGCTTGGCCTGAACCAGTCGCAGTTCTGGTCGAAAATCGGCGTGACCCAGAGCGGTGGTTCCCGCTACGAGAGCGGGCGCAATATCCCGCGTCCCGTTCAGGCCCTGTTGCGCCTGGTGCATGTCGAGCAGATCGACATCAACAAGGTCAAGCGCGAGGACGTCGACGTCGCCGAATACCTCAAGGCGACCAATCCCGAGCTCTACAAGACCCTCAAGAAGGAGGCACGCGCAAAGCGCAAGGAGCGCTGA
- a CDS encoding radical SAM protein, which translates to MNSSSSSASGSAVGLTTRNHDRDLAGLTYVYPVLSRRAGGVSVGINLNPNNACNWHCAYCQVPNLVRGKAPEIDLARLEDELRGFLGDLIHGGWMARYVPEGLRVIRDIAFSGNGEPTSAAVFPEAVALAVRLRAEFGLSSVDVPLRLITNGSLMAQDRVQEGVRLLGEAGGEVWFKVDGGTADAVERINGVRLEPAQIARNLARCAQRCPTWVQTCMFRWDGEVPTAAEIDAYLALLEAAGIAALKGVLLYGIARQSMQPEALRLAPLSLDELEAIAERIRKKGLTVRVSP; encoded by the coding sequence ATGAATTCTTCCAGTTCGTCGGCTTCCGGCAGTGCAGTTGGGCTGACCACGCGCAACCACGATCGTGATCTCGCGGGCCTCACGTACGTCTATCCGGTGCTGTCGCGACGCGCAGGAGGGGTGTCGGTCGGCATCAACCTCAATCCCAACAACGCCTGCAACTGGCATTGCGCGTATTGCCAGGTGCCCAACCTCGTGCGCGGCAAGGCGCCGGAGATCGATCTGGCCAGGCTGGAGGACGAGTTGCGCGGCTTCCTCGGTGACCTGATCCATGGCGGGTGGATGGCGCGTTACGTGCCCGAAGGTCTTCGCGTGATCCGCGACATTGCGTTCTCAGGCAACGGCGAGCCCACCAGCGCTGCCGTCTTCCCTGAAGCGGTGGCCCTCGCGGTGCGCCTGCGGGCGGAGTTCGGATTGTCGTCCGTCGACGTGCCGCTGCGCCTGATCACCAATGGCAGCCTGATGGCGCAGGACCGCGTGCAGGAGGGGGTGCGCCTGCTGGGCGAGGCTGGGGGAGAGGTGTGGTTCAAGGTCGATGGCGGTACGGCCGATGCGGTCGAACGCATCAACGGTGTGCGCCTCGAACCCGCACAGATTGCGCGTAACCTCGCACGCTGTGCGCAGCGCTGTCCAACCTGGGTGCAGACCTGCATGTTCCGCTGGGACGGTGAGGTGCCGACAGCGGCCGAGATCGATGCCTACCTGGCGCTTTTGGAGGCGGCCGGTATCGCTGCACTCAAAGGCGTGCTGTTGTACGGGATTGCCCGCCAGTCGATGCAACCCGAGGCGCTGCGGCTGGCGCCCTTGAGCCTGGATGAACTCGAGGCCATCGCCGAGCGCATCCGAAAAAAAGGGCTGACGGTACGCGTCAGCCCTTGA
- the queD gene encoding 6-carboxytetrahydropterin synthase QueD translates to MRITRRLEFDAGHRIPDHASQCRHLHGHRYALEVTLSGEIIKADGLPVNGMVMDFADVKRIANELVVGQWDHAFLVYRGDTLVADFLASVPGHKTVVLDVVPTAENLAAEAFRILDPAYRDTYGNHLRLERVRLYETPNCWADAVRA, encoded by the coding sequence ATGCGCATCACCCGCCGCCTCGAATTCGACGCCGGTCACCGGATTCCTGATCACGCCAGCCAGTGCCGCCACCTGCACGGCCACCGTTATGCGCTCGAGGTGACGCTCTCCGGCGAGATCATCAAGGCCGACGGTCTCCCGGTCAATGGAATGGTGATGGATTTCGCCGACGTCAAGCGCATCGCCAACGAGCTCGTGGTCGGCCAGTGGGACCACGCCTTCCTCGTGTATCGCGGCGACACCCTCGTCGCCGATTTTCTCGCCTCGGTGCCCGGACACAAGACCGTTGTGCTCGACGTCGTGCCCACGGCGGAAAACCTCGCGGCCGAGGCCTTCCGCATCCTCGACCCGGCCTACCGCGACACCTACGGCAACCACCTCCGCCTCGAGCGCGTGCGGCTCTACGAGACGCCGAACTGCTGGGCGGACGCGGTCCGCGCCTGA
- a CDS encoding trimeric intracellular cation channel family protein, producing MKFQTILLVIEVGGTLAFAMSGLLEAIRKRMDIVGVFSVAFVSAFGGGTVRDVLLDRRPLFWVQNQEYVWLVIALVVTAPLWVKTFRHRLTENAMEFADACGLGLFAISGASIASAAGMPPLVAVLMGAITAVFGGVSRDVLCNQIPKVYYDHRPYTLCAVVGCAVFLGANAIGVAQQLSMVVGICTATGLRVLAVIFGWKLPAWPLRKG from the coding sequence ATGAAGTTTCAAACAATCCTGCTGGTCATCGAGGTCGGAGGAACGCTCGCATTCGCGATGTCCGGGCTGCTCGAGGCGATCCGCAAGCGGATGGACATCGTCGGGGTGTTCTCGGTCGCCTTCGTCAGCGCATTCGGGGGCGGTACCGTGCGCGACGTACTGCTGGATCGGCGGCCGCTGTTTTGGGTCCAGAACCAGGAGTATGTCTGGCTCGTCATCGCACTCGTGGTGACCGCGCCGCTTTGGGTCAAGACGTTTCGCCATCGCCTGACGGAGAATGCGATGGAGTTTGCCGATGCATGCGGCCTGGGCCTGTTCGCCATCTCGGGCGCCTCGATCGCGAGCGCGGCGGGCATGCCGCCACTGGTGGCGGTCCTGATGGGCGCGATCACCGCGGTGTTCGGTGGCGTTTCGCGCGACGTGCTATGCAACCAGATCCCGAAGGTCTACTACGACCACCGGCCCTACACGCTGTGCGCGGTCGTCGGTTGCGCCGTGTTCCTCGGCGCGAACGCGATCGGCGTGGCGCAGCAGCTGTCCATGGTGGTGGGAATCTGCACGGCCACGGGCCTGCGGGTGCTGGCGGTGATCTTCGGCTGGAAACTTCCGGCCTGGCCCTTGCGCAAGGGGTGA
- a CDS encoding M20 aminoacylase family protein yields MDTLLNALSSDQEQMKAWRHHMHRHPELAFDEHGTAHYIAELLRGWGYEVSEGIGRTGVVARMRCGDGTKSIGLRADTDALAVQEMIDSDHKSTVEGRSHTCGHDGHSAMLLGAARYLARTRAFNGTVNLIFQPAEEIMGGAVAMIEDGLFERFPMDAVFGMHNMPGLERGKLYFTAGPIMAAVDNWEIVLTGKGSHGSMPEKSIDPVVAGASLVMALQTIVSRNVGAKDSAVVSVGAFLAGDAGNVIPQTATLRLSIRSSAPETRKLVLDKVKSITAAQALSFGVSYEIREGAPGAVLVNEPDQTVECAEVARARLGEDQVVMPGPTFMGSEDFAYYAQRKPGTYCFIGNGDTPMVHHPMYDFDDRNLPIGAAYWVAVTEHFLE; encoded by the coding sequence ATGGACACGCTTTTGAATGCACTGTCGTCCGACCAGGAGCAGATGAAGGCCTGGCGGCATCACATGCACCGCCACCCTGAGCTTGCCTTCGACGAGCACGGCACGGCGCACTACATCGCCGAGCTGCTGCGCGGCTGGGGCTACGAGGTCAGCGAAGGCATCGGCAGGACGGGCGTGGTCGCCCGCATGCGTTGCGGCGACGGGACGAAGTCGATCGGCCTGCGCGCGGACACGGATGCGCTCGCGGTGCAGGAGATGATCGACAGCGATCACAAGAGCACCGTCGAAGGCAGGTCGCACACGTGCGGCCACGATGGGCACAGCGCGATGCTGCTCGGCGCGGCCCGGTACCTGGCCCGCACCCGCGCGTTCAACGGCACGGTCAACCTGATCTTCCAGCCTGCGGAGGAGATCATGGGCGGCGCGGTCGCCATGATCGAGGATGGCCTGTTCGAGCGCTTTCCGATGGATGCGGTGTTCGGCATGCACAACATGCCCGGGCTCGAGCGCGGCAAGCTGTACTTCACCGCGGGTCCGATCATGGCGGCGGTCGATAACTGGGAAATCGTGCTCACCGGCAAAGGCAGCCACGGATCGATGCCCGAGAAGAGCATCGATCCCGTTGTTGCCGGCGCATCGCTGGTGATGGCGCTGCAGACCATCGTGTCGCGCAATGTCGGTGCCAAGGATTCCGCGGTGGTGTCGGTGGGCGCGTTCCTGGCCGGCGATGCGGGCAATGTGATCCCGCAGACCGCAACCCTACGCCTGAGCATCCGCAGCAGTGCCCCGGAAACGCGCAAGCTGGTGCTGGACAAGGTCAAGTCGATCACGGCGGCCCAGGCCCTGTCCTTCGGGGTGAGCTACGAGATTCGCGAAGGCGCCCCCGGGGCCGTGTTGGTGAATGAACCCGACCAGACCGTCGAATGCGCGGAGGTCGCGCGTGCGCGACTCGGCGAAGACCAGGTGGTGATGCCCGGGCCCACCTTCATGGGCAGCGAGGACTTCGCCTACTACGCGCAGCGGAAGCCGGGCACCTACTGCTTCATCGGCAACGGCGACACGCCGATGGTGCATCACCCGATGTACGACTTCGACGATCGCAACCTGCCGATCGGGGCAGCCTACTGGGTTGCAGTGACCGAGCACTTCCTCGAGTAA
- a CDS encoding MFS transporter: MTAIAGTPTTYQGNDKLLYGIILGVITFWLFAQTTLNIAPAMQKDLGLDASMMNIAVAITALFSGIFIVVIGGLADRVGRVKTVQIGFYLSIIGSLLIAIAPTGSMATAFLLVGRALQGVSAACIMPASLALVKTYWDGPARQRAVSLWSIGSWGGSGVCSLFGGLVTQNFGWRYIFFASIVVAIIGLLMMKGTPESKAETKGAYKFDLAGVLTFMITMVALQIVVTQGNKMGWTSPLILSLIAVVIVFGSLFFRIEHTSGQPFVDFKLFQNPTYTGATISNFLLNGVAGTLLVSLQLVQLGGDMTAQQAGALTLGYAVAIIAFIRVGEKLLQRFGARKPMIWGCLITGLSIILLSPANLLLADYKVLAMIGYTLFGVGLAFYATPSTDAALSSLPAAQAGSGAGIYKMASSLGAAFGVAISAAIFTALSANPESVSWLAGVITFVGRQDNLAVREAAIIALMFNVFMVAVAILSIMLTVPKVAPKKAG, encoded by the coding sequence ATGACAGCGATTGCGGGTACACCTACGACGTATCAAGGTAACGACAAGCTACTGTACGGAATCATCCTCGGCGTCATCACGTTCTGGCTCTTCGCGCAGACCACCCTGAACATCGCGCCGGCGATGCAGAAGGACCTCGGCCTGGATGCCAGCATGATGAACATCGCGGTGGCCATCACGGCGCTGTTCTCGGGCATCTTCATCGTGGTCATCGGTGGTCTCGCCGACCGCGTCGGCCGCGTCAAGACCGTGCAGATCGGCTTCTATCTCAGCATCATCGGTTCGCTGCTGATCGCCATCGCCCCCACCGGCAGCATGGCCACGGCCTTCCTGCTGGTCGGTCGTGCGCTGCAGGGCGTGTCGGCGGCCTGCATCATGCCCGCCAGCCTGGCGCTCGTTAAGACCTACTGGGACGGCCCGGCGCGCCAGCGCGCGGTCAGCCTGTGGTCGATCGGTTCCTGGGGCGGTTCGGGCGTGTGCTCGCTGTTCGGCGGCCTGGTCACGCAGAACTTCGGCTGGCGCTACATCTTCTTCGCCTCGATCGTCGTCGCCATCATCGGCCTGCTGATGATGAAGGGCACGCCGGAAAGCAAGGCGGAGACCAAGGGTGCGTACAAGTTCGACCTTGCCGGCGTTCTGACCTTCATGATCACCATGGTCGCGCTGCAGATCGTCGTCACCCAGGGCAACAAGATGGGCTGGACCAGTCCGCTGATCCTGAGCCTGATCGCGGTCGTGATCGTGTTCGGTTCGCTCTTCTTCCGCATCGAGCACACCTCCGGCCAGCCTTTCGTCGATTTCAAGCTGTTCCAGAACCCGACCTACACCGGCGCCACCATCTCGAACTTCCTCCTCAACGGCGTCGCCGGCACCCTGCTCGTGTCGCTGCAACTGGTCCAGCTCGGTGGCGACATGACGGCCCAGCAGGCTGGCGCGCTGACCCTGGGGTACGCGGTGGCGATCATCGCCTTCATCCGCGTCGGCGAGAAGCTGCTGCAACGCTTCGGTGCGCGCAAGCCGATGATCTGGGGCTGCCTGATCACCGGCCTGTCCATCATCCTGCTGTCGCCGGCCAACCTGCTGCTCGCCGACTACAAGGTCCTCGCGATGATCGGCTACACGCTGTTCGGTGTCGGCCTCGCGTTCTATGCCACCCCCTCGACCGATGCCGCGCTCTCCAGCCTGCCCGCTGCCCAGGCCGGTTCCGGTGCCGGCATCTACAAGATGGCCTCCTCGCTCGGTGCGGCCTTCGGCGTGGCGATCTCGGCGGCGATCTTCACCGCGCTCAGCGCGAACCCCGAGAGCGTCTCCTGGCTCGCCGGCGTGATCACCTTCGTCGGTCGCCAGGACAACCTGGCCGTGCGCGAGGCCGCGATCATCGCCCTGATGTTCAACGTCTTCATGGTGGCCGTGGCGATCCTCTCGATCATGCTCACCGTCCCGAAGGTGGCGCCGAAGAAGGCTGGCTGA
- a CDS encoding LysR substrate-binding domain-containing protein translates to MKDHQLRALVHVAESSSIRAAARAMNLSQSALTKALRELEDDVGAQLLTRSYKGIEFTAAGALLLSHARLALSILDKAVEEVRLLHGGPGSRVVIAVTPMVGATVLPRVLREYEALQPETEVHLTEGLLTQVLPDLIEGRLDFAIAVADAADLPYEIVFEPLGPADAVLAVREGHPLAGATTWAELKDAKWVMNLSPGSLGGTLLAWLGEQGLPPPQHMIRCASTMLMLELMQRTDCIGIGPERLFRDRLVGHGIQCLKVAPLPPPMDFGILRLRGVPLSVAAKPMATLFARYLSS, encoded by the coding sequence ATGAAAGACCACCAACTCCGAGCACTCGTACACGTCGCCGAGAGCAGCTCGATCCGTGCCGCCGCACGCGCCATGAACCTGAGCCAGAGCGCCCTGACCAAGGCGCTGCGCGAACTCGAGGACGACGTGGGCGCGCAGCTGCTGACCCGCAGCTACAAGGGCATCGAATTCACCGCCGCGGGCGCGCTGCTGCTCAGCCATGCGCGGCTGGCGCTGTCGATCCTGGACAAGGCGGTCGAGGAAGTGCGCCTGCTGCACGGCGGCCCTGGCTCGCGGGTGGTGATCGCGGTGACGCCCATGGTGGGCGCAACGGTGCTGCCGCGGGTGTTGCGCGAGTACGAGGCGCTGCAACCCGAGACCGAGGTCCATCTCACCGAGGGACTTCTCACCCAGGTGCTGCCCGACCTGATCGAAGGCCGCCTGGACTTCGCGATCGCGGTCGCCGACGCCGCCGACCTGCCCTACGAGATCGTGTTCGAGCCCCTCGGACCGGCAGACGCCGTGCTCGCCGTGCGTGAGGGCCACCCGCTCGCCGGGGCGACGACCTGGGCCGAGCTGAAGGACGCGAAGTGGGTGATGAACCTGAGCCCCGGCAGCCTGGGCGGCACCCTGCTCGCCTGGCTGGGCGAGCAGGGTCTGCCGCCGCCGCAACACATGATCCGCTGTGCGTCGACCATGCTGATGCTCGAATTGATGCAGCGCACGGACTGCATCGGCATCGGCCCCGAGCGCCTGTTCAGGGACAGGCTGGTCGGCCACGGCATCCAGTGCCTCAAGGTGGCGCCGCTGCCGCCGCCGATGGACTTCGGCATCCTGCGTCTGCGCGGCGTGCCGCTTTCGGTGGCAGCGAAGCCGATGGCGACGCTGTTCGCGCGCTACCTGTCGAGCTGA